TAGGATCAAGAATGGAACTGACAGAAAAATTATTAAATGAACTTCAAAGGAGACTGAAGATAGGTAATCGCAGGGGCGTTCATCTAAATGCAATACCTGCAAATTCAAGATACAAGTTTGACTTAAACAGACTTTCTCATATTGACAAGAATCTTCCTGATAGTTTTATAAAAAGTTTACTCTCTGAACAGCCATTAAAATTCAGAATTAGTTGGAAGGACAATGTTCCAGACTTAAATACACTTTTTGAAGAAGACCAAACCCAATTAGTTAGGATTACAAAATCCTTTGAAAATTTAATCAATCAGACGGAAGCGATTGAATCAGAAAAAGGAATCAACACCTTCGGATTCGGTTTTCCAATTCTTGTTAGACGAGACCAATCAGACAACAAACTCACGGTTGCTCCTATTCTAATTTGGTCATTGCGAATAAAAAGAACCAAAGAATTCAACACTTGGGAAATTAACAGAAATGAAGACGACCCGATTTATTTGAATGAAGTTTTAATCAATCATTTACAATCGGATTCAAATATTGAGATTGAGCAGATTCCAAGTGAAATGTTAGATGATGGGCTAATCACAAAGGATGAATTACTTGAAGTATGTGTGAAACTTATTAAGGAAATAAACACTTCCGTCCCGTCTGACATTAAAGAAGCGTTTATTAAGAAGCTTGACAACGTTGTTTCAATTGGCGATAAAAATCATTACGAAAAACTTCCTATTAATTCCACCAATGCACTTATTGACTTTGGTGGATTGTTTTCAATTTTTGAAGTCCAAAAACAAAACATCATAAATGACTATGGTAATTTGATGGATTTAGAAGGTCTAACTATTGACCTTGACGACCTAGAAAATCATACTTTTCAACCAATTTCATCTGTAGAAACAGACCCTTCACAACAAGGGATTTTACATTCTTTAGAAGCAACAAGAAATATTCTTATTCAAGGTCCTCCAGGAACAGGAAAAAGTCAAACATTATCTGCAATCCTTATCAATGCATTAGAGAACCAGAGAAAGACTATTGTAGTTTGCGAAAAAAGAACGGCTTTGGAAGTCTTACATAATACACTAATCGAGAAAAACCTAAATTATCAATGTGTTTTAATTCGAGACATTGTAAAAGACCGTAAAACGGTTGTTGATTCGGTTAGAGACAGAGTTGACAACTCATCTTATCGAAGATACCGCTACACATATTCCAAGGAATCACTTGACAACCTAATTAAAAAAGCCAAAAGTCTTATTGAGTCCATTAATGGGAAGCATAAAAAGCTAGATGAAAAGTTATTAGGAGACAAATCTTGGACTGACATTGTAGGTACTCTTTTGTCTGAACTCAATGGAATTAGCGAAGACCATACTTTAAACATTGATAAATCGCAATTCAAGTATAATTCTCAAGAATTAAACGAACTTATTGAATTAGTTCAGAAGGGTCAAAGTCTCTACTCAAGTTACCAATCTTACGATTCAACTTCATTTCTCAACCCAAAAAAATTAGTTGGAGACAATCCATATGTTATTGAGCAAGGAATTAACGATTCATTTGAAGAATATGAAAAGGCTCTTCGAAAAATAAGTGAACTAGAATCCAAATATAAAAGCGAGTATTTCAAACTAAGAAAAGCTGAACTTTCAGAGCAAATCCTAAGTGGGAAACAGATACAAGATTCAATAATTGCAATTTATACGGAGCATAAATCAAATCCTGATTTTCTTAATGAAGAAAAAACTAATGGTTTACTGTATAAGGCGATAACAATTTTCTCTAAGCCAAAAAAGAAGGTCGTCCAAGACCAAAAGCAAATCAAAAACCTTTTTACAAGTCTTTCAAATCATTATTCAAAGTGTGCAGACCTTAAAGATTTCCAAATTTCCCAATCCATTAAAAGTAATTTGAAAAGGATTGATGAATCCAACAATCTGATTGAGCAGATTAGTTCTGATTTTCATTCCAAAATTGAAAATGAATATAATTCAATTGATGTTATAGAATTTTCAACTCCTGAATATCAAACGGAAACTCTAAAATCTTTAAAAGAAAATTACTCGGTTTTACGAGAGAAAATCAAAGCTGATAATTGGACGCTTCATAAAATACAAGCCAATGAATTCAAAGGCTTCATTAAGGTAGTTGAAAAAATCATACAGGAGAGAAATGACTACTTCAACAATGAAAATGACATTTTCACCACAGAATTTAAATGGTTTCAATTCTACAATGGTCTTTCTAATGAAGCCAAACTTCTTGTCAATGAATTGAAAGGTAAAAAGGATTGGCGAAAGTCTTTTCTAATCCATTATTTAAATTCAATGCTCGTAAATTCCGCAAACGTTGATTTACCAACAAATGACTCTGAACACATAGAGCTAAACGGTACTTTGGGTGGTTTAGAGAAAGAGCAATTGAAATATATCCGTGAATTTTGGTTCTCAAAGCAAATTGATACAACAAGAGATTTTGAACAACGAAACTCAAACCTATCGGTTGAGAATTTATATAACAAGCGGAGTAGTAACAGATTTAAGCGTCTTTCATTACGCCAAATAGTTCAATATGATGCTGATTTGTTTACAACCTTTTTCCCGATAATCCTTACTTCGCCTGATGTTGCAAGTAACTTATTTAAAGGGATGAATGGTTATTTTGACATTGTAATGTTTGATGAAGCAAGTCAGCTACGCTTGGAAGATAACTTACCTGCAATTTTGAAAGGAAAGCAAATAATAATTGCAGGAGATGAACACCAAATGCCTCCATCAAATTATTTTAGTAAAGTCTTTGATGGTACAATTGAAGACGAAGACGACATTGATGAAGAAGATGAAATTGTTGTAGATAGAGATAATATCCTATTGTCTTGTGAATCCCTTTTAGACTTTGGTTCAGAACTTAATTTTGAGAAACGTCACCTTGATTTTCATTACAGGTCAAGACACCCCTACCTTATAGATTTTTCAAACTACGCCTTTTACAATCAAAGACTTAAACCATTACCAAATACATTTGATTATACACCAATTAAGTATATCCAAGTAAATGGTACTTTTTCAGACCACATCAATGATGCAGAAGCTGAAATGGTCTTGTCACTTATTGAGAACAATATAAATCGACTTCCAAACGGAGAATATCCAACAGTCGGTATTGCTACTTTTAATATTGCTCAACGGAATCATATAAAAAGTAAAATCTTAGAAAGGCAAAAATTCTCAAAGTTTGAAGAGTTCAATGCCAAAATCCAAGAATTAGAAGAAAACGGAATGTTCATTAAGAACTTAGAAAATATTCAAGGAGATGAACGAGATGTTATTATTCTCTCAACCACTTATGGTCCGGGAAAAGACGGAAGATTTGCACAGCGTTTTGGTCCGATTAATCATTCCAAAGGCTACAAACTTTTAAACGTAATTATCACAAGAGCTAAGTATAAAGTTTATGTATGTTCATCCGTTCCAGAAACAGCATTTATGAACTACAAAGATTTTCTAATAACGGAAGGCTCTAACAATAAACGAGCAGTTTTCTACGCATATTTAGCATACAGCAAAGCAGTAAGTGAAGGAAATAATGATTCAAGAATAGGAATCTTAACTGCACTTAGCGAGAATTCAACCAAAAGTACATCTTTCAATGTTGGCAGTTTTGGAGAGTTAGAATCACCTTTTGAAGAAGAAGTTTATCAGCGATTAGTTGATGAAGTGGACGAATCAAAACTGATTCCGCAAATGAAAGTGTCAGAGTTTCGAATAGATATTGTATACGACCCAAAAATTGCAGGTGTGCCAAAGATTGCAATTGAATGTGATGGAGCAAAGTATCATTCAAGCAGAGAAGCATATTTGCACGACCGACACAGACAAAAAATTCTAGAAAATCACGGTTTTGTATTCCACAGGATTTGGAGCACGAATTGGTGGCGAAATCCACAGAAAGAAACAAAACGGTTGATTGAGTTTATAAGAAGTGTTGAATCAAGAAATGACTACAATCTGATTGACCATTCAGAAACTTCATTGGCATTTACTGACCACATTGAAATGGTTGAAAGTTATGTTGCCCAAACACTAATTTTTGATTCAGAAAGGGAAGCTGCGACAATAAAAAACATTCAAAGATTAGAAGAAAAGTTATTACATTTCTTTAAAGACCAAATCATTTTGGGTAGCAAAGTAACGGTCAAGTATTTAAACAATGGAAAAAATATTAAGGTACATATAGTTGAAAAAGCGGACGAGAATGAATTATTTAATGGAATACAAAAAATAAGCTTTAAATCCCCATTAGCGTCATCAATTCTTGGACATACAGTTGGGGACATTGTAAAAGTTGGAAACCTTGACAATTATGTGGAAATTTTAGAATTAAATAATAAAGGAGAATGAGAAAGGAATTAGTTATGGTTATTGATGAGGTTTTTTTCATTATTGGTAAAGGAATAATCGTCTTAGGAACTATACAAAATGAAAAAGTTGAAGTTGGTCAAAAGGTAATTGTAGATCCTGAATATTTACCAGAGTTTGAAACCAAAATTAAAGGCATTGAAGCTTTTAGAAAGAAATTAAATTTTGCCAAACAAAATGACAATGTTGGTCTTCTTTTAGATAAATTGAACAAGAATCAAATTAAAAAGAAAATGAAAATATATTCTGTTTTATTTTAAACTAAACTTTTCCTACTTATATAATTCACATTCTCACCTGAGGACTACAAAACAAAATTTTCGACTTAGTTTACGAGATTAAGAAAAGGAATTGAAAGCAATAGTTGGTGCCATCTAGTATATGGTAAAGTGGATTGACCGGAAAATTTAAAGTTTACACACTTATCGGGATAGTGTCCTTATCGGGATAGTGTAAGAAAAAAATTTGTGCCATTTCTAGACACTTCAAAAGTAAAGCCTCTCTTCGCTCCAAAGTAGTAAACAAAAGGCATAGTTTACCAATGGATTAACCTAATTGTTCAAAATAAGTAGATAAAACTATATACATTAAACTGTATACACATCAACCCCCTACTCCCTCTCAAGCTCTTCATTATCGTCACTCCCCAGACTATAAAGGTTGTTTTCTTCGTCCTCACTGCCTATTTCCTCCTGTGCATCATCCAATTCACTTCCGGGGATATCAAGGTCCTCTCCTGCAAAATCAACCTTACGTTTTCTTCTCAGCAATTCCTCATCATCTCCGCCATCCATGCTCAGGTCTTTTGGTCCGAGGGCCTTTCTGTCCTCAGGAGTTAACTCATATTCCTTATCGGGATTCTTTTCCTGTAATCGATCCAAGCTGTCTTTAGCTGCCTCTTCTTGATCTTTTGTTGTTTTTTTATTCTTATTTTGATCGCTCATGATGTTTTGGTTCTTGAATTATTGTTTTCTGTTTTTTTTGACTAAGAGATTCCATCATCTTCATAAATGCCAATTTCAATTAGTCTCTACTTAACAGGAAGCAATAAATGATCCAATAAATCTTTCTCAAATTTTAATGGTAAAGTTCAGATAGATTAACTATTCCTTTGGTATGCCGATGATTTTGGGCAAATTGGATTGAATTGTAACAATTGGCACCAATAAAGGAATCTTTTCATCACTAATTTTGCCGTACTTCCCCAATTTATTATTTCATGGAAATGGACCCTCAGATACTCATTGTTTTAGGCATTTTGATAGCAACTGTCATAATGATGGTTTTTGAGCTATTCAGAATAGATGTAGTAGCCATTATTTGTATGCTTGCCTTGGGCTGGTCGGGTGTTTTGACCACCGATGAAATGTTGGTCGGCTTTTCCAGTAATGCCGTGATTTCTATGATAGCGGTGATGATCTTGGGATATGGCATCACCACCACGGGAGTCATGGAAAAATTCTCTGAAGCTATTCTTTCAAAAGTCGGTCATAACAAGAATAAAATCATCGGGTTTCTATCCATTTCAGTGGGTACGCTTTCTGCATTTATGCAAAACATAGGTGCTGCAGCGCTTTTTCTTCCAGGAACATTGGAGATTTCCAGAAAAACCAAAATTCCTGTTTCCCAATTGATCATGCCGATTGGATTTGCAGCGATTTTGGGAGGCTCCCTGACTATGGTGGGATCAGGACACCTGATTCTGATCAATGATTTGCTAAAGAATGCGGATCTTGAACCCTATGGTCTGTTTGCAGTAACTCCGATCGGAGCAGTATTACTGATTGCCGGAGTACTTTATTTTTTCATATTGGGCAGTTCCGTCTTGCCAAAAGAAAGCAACTTGGAAACAAAAAAGTCGGGTCAGGAAAAATTGATGGATACCCTCAGCCTTTCTAAAAAAATCTGGTATTTATCCATACAAAAAAACAGTCCATTGATAGGTCTGACAGCCGAAAGTTCGGGTATTTGGA
This window of the Aquiflexum balticum DSM 16537 genome carries:
- a CDS encoding AAA domain-containing protein; this translates as MELTEKLLNELQRRLKIGNRRGVHLNAIPANSRYKFDLNRLSHIDKNLPDSFIKSLLSEQPLKFRISWKDNVPDLNTLFEEDQTQLVRITKSFENLINQTEAIESEKGINTFGFGFPILVRRDQSDNKLTVAPILIWSLRIKRTKEFNTWEINRNEDDPIYLNEVLINHLQSDSNIEIEQIPSEMLDDGLITKDELLEVCVKLIKEINTSVPSDIKEAFIKKLDNVVSIGDKNHYEKLPINSTNALIDFGGLFSIFEVQKQNIINDYGNLMDLEGLTIDLDDLENHTFQPISSVETDPSQQGILHSLEATRNILIQGPPGTGKSQTLSAILINALENQRKTIVVCEKRTALEVLHNTLIEKNLNYQCVLIRDIVKDRKTVVDSVRDRVDNSSYRRYRYTYSKESLDNLIKKAKSLIESINGKHKKLDEKLLGDKSWTDIVGTLLSELNGISEDHTLNIDKSQFKYNSQELNELIELVQKGQSLYSSYQSYDSTSFLNPKKLVGDNPYVIEQGINDSFEEYEKALRKISELESKYKSEYFKLRKAELSEQILSGKQIQDSIIAIYTEHKSNPDFLNEEKTNGLLYKAITIFSKPKKKVVQDQKQIKNLFTSLSNHYSKCADLKDFQISQSIKSNLKRIDESNNLIEQISSDFHSKIENEYNSIDVIEFSTPEYQTETLKSLKENYSVLREKIKADNWTLHKIQANEFKGFIKVVEKIIQERNDYFNNENDIFTTEFKWFQFYNGLSNEAKLLVNELKGKKDWRKSFLIHYLNSMLVNSANVDLPTNDSEHIELNGTLGGLEKEQLKYIREFWFSKQIDTTRDFEQRNSNLSVENLYNKRSSNRFKRLSLRQIVQYDADLFTTFFPIILTSPDVASNLFKGMNGYFDIVMFDEASQLRLEDNLPAILKGKQIIIAGDEHQMPPSNYFSKVFDGTIEDEDDIDEEDEIVVDRDNILLSCESLLDFGSELNFEKRHLDFHYRSRHPYLIDFSNYAFYNQRLKPLPNTFDYTPIKYIQVNGTFSDHINDAEAEMVLSLIENNINRLPNGEYPTVGIATFNIAQRNHIKSKILERQKFSKFEEFNAKIQELEENGMFIKNLENIQGDERDVIILSTTYGPGKDGRFAQRFGPINHSKGYKLLNVIITRAKYKVYVCSSVPETAFMNYKDFLITEGSNNKRAVFYAYLAYSKAVSEGNNDSRIGILTALSENSTKSTSFNVGSFGELESPFEEEVYQRLVDEVDESKLIPQMKVSEFRIDIVYDPKIAGVPKIAIECDGAKYHSSREAYLHDRHRQKILENHGFVFHRIWSTNWWRNPQKETKRLIEFIRSVESRNDYNLIDHSETSLAFTDHIEMVESYVAQTLIFDSEREAATIKNIQRLEEKLLHFFKDQIILGSKVTVKYLNNGKNIKVHIVEKADENELFNGIQKISFKSPLASSILGHTVGDIVKVGNLDNYVEILELNNKGE